One Streptomyces lincolnensis genomic region harbors:
- a CDS encoding ABC transporter permease, whose product MSTYALTDSWTMTRRELAHWVRQPVQVVVQLAFPVMLLLMFGYLVGGGRGVEGSYVDYLVPGMLALTMAFGLEGTMLAVTQDLNKGVIDRFRSMPMTNGAVLVGRSVADMLESAVSLLVMIGVAFALGWRAHGGVGGFLGALGLLLLFRFAMLWIGIHLAMVAGKPEMVQAVQILVWPVGFLSNAFATPHSMPGWLGTVIEWNPMSHTATAVRDLFGGQGGEPGHVWPAALWPLALLAVFLPLAVRRFGALSK is encoded by the coding sequence GTGAGCACGTACGCGCTGACCGATTCCTGGACCATGACCCGCCGCGAACTCGCCCACTGGGTCCGCCAGCCCGTGCAGGTCGTGGTCCAGCTCGCCTTCCCCGTCATGCTCCTGCTGATGTTCGGCTACCTCGTCGGCGGCGGCCGGGGTGTCGAGGGGAGCTACGTCGACTACCTGGTCCCCGGGATGCTCGCGCTGACCATGGCGTTCGGCCTCGAAGGGACCATGCTGGCCGTCACCCAGGACCTCAACAAGGGGGTCATCGACCGCTTCCGCTCGATGCCGATGACCAACGGCGCTGTCCTGGTGGGCCGTTCGGTCGCCGACATGCTGGAGTCGGCGGTCAGCCTGCTGGTGATGATCGGTGTGGCCTTCGCGCTCGGCTGGCGCGCGCACGGCGGGGTCGGAGGGTTCCTCGGCGCCCTGGGCCTGCTGCTGCTGTTCCGTTTCGCCATGCTCTGGATCGGCATCCATCTGGCGATGGTGGCCGGGAAACCGGAGATGGTGCAGGCCGTGCAGATCCTGGTCTGGCCGGTCGGATTCCTCTCCAACGCCTTCGCGACCCCCCACTCCATGCCCGGCTGGCTGGGCACGGTGATCGAGTGGAACCCCATGTCCCACACGGCCACCGCCGTACGGGACCTGTTCGGCGGACAGGGCGGCGAACCGGGGCACGTCTGGCCGGCCGCGCTGTGGCCGCTGGCGCTGCTGGCGGTGTTCCTTCCGCTGGCGGTGCGGAGGTTCGGGGCGCTCAGCAAGTAG
- a CDS encoding glutamate decarboxylase translates to MPLHQGPEQPDERPLSVNPFYGEADPVGGMAEAPPKHRLPAAPLPPSTAYQLVHDELMLDGNSRLNLATFVTTWMEPQAGVLMDECRDKNMIDKDEYPRTAELERRCVAMLADLWHAPDPSAAVGCSTTGSSEACMLAGMALKRRWARRNADRYPSRDVRPNLVMGVNVQVCWEKFCTFWEVEARQVPMEGDRFHLDAQAAAELCDENTIGVVGILGSTFDGSYEPVAELCAALDALQERTGLDIPVHVDGASGAMVAPFLDEDLVWDFRLPRVASINTSGHKYGLVYPGVGWALWRDQEALPEELVFRVNYLGGDMPTFALNFSRPGAQVVAQYYTFLRLGREGYRAVQQSTRDVARGLAARVEALGDFRLLTRGDELPVFAFTTAPGVEAYDVFDVSRRMRERGWLVPAYTFPPNREDLSVLRVVCRNGFSADLAELFVEDLGRLVPELRRQPHPLTRDKEAATGFHH, encoded by the coding sequence ATGCCACTGCACCAAGGGCCGGAGCAGCCCGACGAGCGCCCGTTGTCCGTCAATCCCTTCTACGGCGAGGCCGACCCGGTCGGCGGAATGGCCGAGGCCCCGCCCAAGCACCGGCTCCCCGCCGCTCCCCTGCCGCCGTCGACCGCCTATCAGCTGGTGCACGACGAGCTGATGCTGGACGGCAACTCCCGGCTGAATCTCGCCACCTTCGTCACCACCTGGATGGAACCGCAGGCCGGGGTCCTGATGGATGAGTGCCGGGACAAGAACATGATCGACAAGGACGAGTACCCGCGCACCGCCGAGCTGGAGCGGCGCTGCGTGGCCATGCTCGCCGACCTGTGGCACGCGCCCGATCCCTCGGCGGCCGTGGGCTGTTCGACGACCGGCTCCAGCGAGGCCTGCATGCTCGCCGGGATGGCGCTCAAGCGGCGCTGGGCGCGTCGCAATGCCGACCGGTACCCCTCCAGGGACGTCCGCCCGAATCTCGTCATGGGTGTCAACGTCCAGGTCTGCTGGGAGAAGTTCTGCACCTTCTGGGAGGTGGAGGCCCGGCAGGTTCCCATGGAGGGCGACCGCTTCCACCTCGACGCCCAGGCCGCGGCCGAGCTGTGCGACGAGAACACCATCGGGGTCGTGGGCATCCTCGGCTCCACCTTCGACGGGTCCTACGAGCCGGTCGCCGAGCTGTGCGCTGCCCTGGACGCCCTCCAGGAACGCACCGGCCTCGACATCCCGGTGCATGTCGACGGGGCGTCCGGCGCGATGGTCGCGCCCTTCCTCGACGAGGACCTGGTGTGGGACTTCCGGCTGCCGCGCGTGGCCTCGATCAACACCTCCGGGCACAAGTACGGGCTGGTCTACCCGGGCGTCGGCTGGGCGCTGTGGCGTGATCAGGAGGCGCTGCCCGAGGAGCTCGTCTTCCGCGTCAACTACCTGGGCGGCGACATGCCGACCTTCGCGCTGAACTTCTCCCGGCCGGGCGCCCAGGTCGTCGCGCAGTACTACACGTTCCTCCGGCTGGGCCGCGAGGGCTACCGGGCCGTGCAGCAGTCCACGCGGGACGTGGCCCGGGGGCTCGCCGCACGGGTGGAGGCGCTCGGCGACTTCCGGCTGCTGACCCGGGGCGACGAGCTGCCGGTCTTCGCCTTCACGACCGCGCCCGGGGTGGAGGCGTACGACGTCTTCGACGTGTCCCGGCGGATGCGGGAGCGGGGCTGGCTGGTGCCCGCGTACACCTTCCCGCCGAACCGGGAGGACCTGTCCGTCCTGCGGGTGGTGTGCCGCAACGGCTTCTCCGCCGACCTCGCCGAACTGTTCGTGGAGGACCTGGGCCGCCTGGTGCCCGAGCTGCGCCGGCAACCGCACCCGCTGACCCGGGACAAGGAGGCGGCCACCGGCTTCCACCACTGA
- a CDS encoding MerR family transcriptional regulator has translation MSYSVGQVAGFAGVTVRTLHHYDDIGLLVPSERSHAGHRRYSDADLDRLQQILFYRELGFPLDEVAALLDDPAADPRAHLRRQHELLTARIEKLQKMAAAVEHAMEARKMGINLTPEERFEVFGDKDPEQYAEEAERRWGGTEAYAESQRRAARYTKEDWKRLQAEVNDWAERYTAVLAEGEPPTGERAMDLAEEHRRHIGTWYYECPYEMHRSLAEMYVSDERFKAFYDSMRPGLAEHLRDAILANADRRTA, from the coding sequence GTGAGCTACTCCGTGGGACAGGTCGCCGGTTTCGCCGGAGTGACGGTGCGCACACTGCACCACTACGACGACATCGGCCTGCTCGTGCCGAGCGAGCGCAGCCACGCGGGACACCGGCGTTACAGCGACGCCGACCTCGACCGGCTGCAACAGATCCTGTTCTACCGGGAGCTCGGCTTCCCCCTCGACGAGGTCGCCGCCCTGCTCGACGACCCGGCCGCGGACCCGCGCGCGCACCTGCGCCGCCAGCACGAACTGCTGACCGCCCGGATCGAGAAGCTCCAGAAGATGGCGGCGGCCGTGGAGCACGCCATGGAGGCACGCAAGATGGGGATCAATCTCACGCCGGAGGAGCGCTTCGAGGTCTTCGGCGACAAGGACCCGGAGCAGTACGCCGAGGAGGCGGAGCGGCGCTGGGGAGGCACGGAGGCGTACGCCGAGTCGCAGCGCCGCGCGGCCCGGTACACCAAGGAGGACTGGAAGCGCCTGCAGGCCGAGGTGAACGACTGGGCCGAGCGCTACACCGCCGTGCTGGCCGAGGGCGAACCACCGACCGGCGAGCGGGCCATGGACCTGGCCGAGGAACACCGCCGGCACATCGGCACGTGGTACTACGAATGCCCGTACGAGATGCACCGGAGCCTGGCCGAGATGTATGTGTCCGACGAGCGCTTCAAGGCGTTCTACGACTCCATGCGCCCGGGTCTCGCCGAGCACCTGAGGGACGCGATCCTGGCGAACGCGGACCGCCGCACCGCGTGA
- a CDS encoding DedA family protein translates to MTTLALGPEWLSPDYLIETFSLPGILLIVFAESGLFAFLPGDSLLFTAGLFVAEGNFISQPLWLVCTLIVLAAVIGDQVGYMIGKFFGPKLFSRPNSKLFKQENLEKAHEFMEKYGPKAIVLARFVPIVRTFAPIVAGAGRMKYRTFLTYNIIGGVAWGCGVTLAGYWLGQIEFIKTNVEAILVLIVIVSVVPIIVEFLRERGKKKRAAAEAPAQARQHPQMMDDATTQLRRIPSPDEPQQPYGNQGQHTGYDQPYYGQPPQQQQPYAQQYPQNHNQQYPDNRGY, encoded by the coding sequence GTGACCACGCTCGCGCTCGGCCCCGAGTGGCTCAGCCCCGACTATCTGATCGAGACCTTCAGCCTGCCCGGCATCCTGCTGATCGTCTTCGCCGAGTCGGGTCTCTTCGCGTTCCTGCCCGGCGACTCCCTGCTGTTCACGGCGGGTCTGTTCGTGGCCGAGGGGAATTTCATCAGCCAGCCCCTGTGGCTGGTCTGCACGCTGATCGTCCTGGCCGCCGTCATCGGTGACCAAGTCGGCTACATGATCGGCAAGTTCTTCGGGCCGAAGCTCTTCAGCCGCCCCAACTCCAAGCTCTTCAAGCAGGAGAACCTGGAGAAGGCCCACGAGTTCATGGAGAAGTACGGCCCCAAGGCGATCGTCCTGGCCCGCTTCGTGCCCATCGTGCGCACCTTCGCCCCCATCGTGGCGGGCGCCGGCCGCATGAAGTACCGCACGTTCCTGACGTACAACATCATCGGCGGTGTGGCCTGGGGCTGCGGTGTCACCCTCGCCGGCTACTGGCTCGGCCAGATCGAGTTCATCAAGACCAACGTCGAGGCCATCCTCGTCCTGATCGTCATCGTCTCGGTCGTCCCGATCATCGTCGAGTTCCTCCGCGAACGCGGAAAGAAGAAGCGCGCCGCCGCCGAGGCCCCGGCCCAGGCCCGGCAGCACCCCCAGATGATGGACGACGCGACGACCCAGCTGCGCCGCATCCCGTCGCCCGACGAGCCCCAGCAGCCCTACGGCAACCAGGGCCAGCACACCGGCTACGACCAGCCGTACTACGGCCAGCCCCCGCAGCAACAGCAGCCGTACGCCCAGCAGTACCCCCAGAACCACAACCAGCAGTACCCGGACAACCGGGGCTACTGA
- a CDS encoding threonine/serine ThrE exporter family protein, producing the protein MTQAEDRKPQSDEARGVFDPEITSEFALPDGLAVLRAGAEPETTSEFALPDGLDVPHTPVVEPEGSAFTPPRTYSARHAPPAFTPPTGIPVVSLIKDLPWQDRMRTMLRMPVAERPAPEPVHKAEDEGPAVPRVLDLTLRIGELLLAGGEGAEDVEAAMFAVCRSYGLDRCEPNVTFTLLSISYQPSLVEDPVTASRTVRRRGTDYTRLAAVFQLVDDLSDPETHISLEEAYRRLAEIRRNRHPYPGWVLTLASGLLAGAASVLVGGDLIVFVAAALGAMCGDRLAWLCAGRGLPEFYQFTVAAMPPAAIGIALTLAHVDVKASAVVTGGLFALLPGRALVAGVQDGLTGFYITAAARLLEVMYFFVGIVVGVLLMLYVGVQLGASLDPDAAFGDNNRPLWQISASMLLSLTFAVLLQQERSTVLAVTLNGGVAWSVYGAMHYVGEISPVASTAVAAGLVGLFGQLLSRYRFASALPYTTAAIGPLLPGSATYFGLLAIAQNDVDAGLVFVSQAAALAMAIAIGVNLGSEISRMFLRVGSSDKRKSAKRTRGF; encoded by the coding sequence GTGACGCAGGCGGAGGACCGCAAGCCGCAGTCGGACGAGGCGAGGGGCGTCTTCGACCCCGAGATCACGTCCGAGTTCGCCCTTCCCGACGGGCTCGCCGTGCTCAGAGCGGGGGCCGAACCGGAGACCACCTCGGAGTTCGCCCTGCCCGACGGGCTCGACGTGCCGCACACGCCCGTCGTCGAGCCGGAGGGGTCGGCCTTCACGCCGCCGCGCACCTACAGCGCCCGGCACGCGCCGCCCGCCTTCACGCCGCCGACCGGCATCCCCGTCGTGAGCCTGATCAAGGATCTGCCCTGGCAGGACCGGATGCGCACGATGCTGCGGATGCCGGTGGCGGAGCGGCCCGCGCCCGAGCCGGTGCACAAGGCGGAGGATGAGGGCCCGGCCGTTCCGCGCGTGCTCGACCTGACGCTGCGTATCGGCGAGCTGCTGCTGGCGGGCGGTGAGGGCGCCGAGGACGTGGAGGCGGCGATGTTCGCCGTCTGCCGGTCCTACGGGCTCGACCGGTGCGAGCCGAACGTCACCTTCACGCTGCTGTCCATCTCGTACCAGCCGTCGCTGGTCGAGGACCCGGTGACGGCGTCCCGGACGGTGCGCCGCCGGGGCACCGACTACACGCGCCTGGCGGCCGTGTTCCAGCTCGTCGACGACCTCAGCGACCCCGAGACGCACATCTCGCTGGAGGAGGCCTATCGGCGGCTCGCCGAGATCCGCCGCAACCGGCACCCGTATCCGGGCTGGGTGCTGACCCTGGCCAGCGGGCTGCTGGCGGGCGCGGCCTCCGTACTCGTCGGCGGTGACCTGATCGTCTTCGTCGCCGCGGCGCTCGGCGCGATGTGCGGTGACCGGCTGGCCTGGCTGTGCGCGGGGCGCGGGCTGCCGGAGTTCTACCAGTTCACGGTGGCCGCGATGCCTCCGGCCGCGATAGGGATCGCGCTGACGCTCGCCCATGTGGACGTCAAGGCGTCCGCGGTGGTCACCGGTGGGCTCTTCGCGCTGCTGCCCGGGCGGGCGCTGGTGGCGGGCGTGCAGGACGGCCTGACCGGCTTCTACATCACCGCCGCCGCGCGTCTGCTGGAGGTCATGTACTTCTTCGTGGGCATCGTCGTCGGGGTGCTGCTGATGCTCTACGTGGGCGTTCAGCTGGGTGCCAGCCTCGACCCCGACGCGGCCTTCGGCGACAACAACAGGCCGCTGTGGCAGATCAGCGCCTCGATGCTGCTGTCACTGACCTTCGCGGTCCTGCTCCAGCAGGAACGATCCACCGTGCTGGCCGTGACCTTGAACGGCGGTGTCGCGTGGTCGGTGTACGGCGCGATGCACTACGTGGGCGAGATCTCGCCCGTCGCCTCCACGGCCGTGGCTGCGGGGCTGGTCGGGCTGTTCGGGCAGCTGCTGTCCCGGTACCGCTTCGCGTCGGCTCTGCCGTACACCACGGCGGCGATCGGGCCCCTGTTGCCGGGTTCCGCGACGTACTTCGGACTGCTGGCCATCGCGCAGAACGACGTCGACGCGGGCCTGGTGTTCGTGTCGCAGGCGGCGGCACTGGCGATGGCCATCGCCATCGGGGTCAACCTCGGATCGGAGATCTCCCGGATGTTCCTGCGGGTCGGCTCCTCGGACAAGCGGAAGTCGGCGAAGAGGACGCGGGGGTTCTAG
- a CDS encoding inorganic diphosphatase: MEFDVTIEIPKGSRNKYEVDHETGRIRLDRRLFTSTAYPTDYGFVENTLGEDGDPLDALVILDEPTFPGCLIKCRAIGMFRMTDEAGGDDKLLCVPATDPRVEHLRDIHHVSEFDRLEIQHFFEVYKDLEPGKSVEGADWVGRTEAEVEIERSYKRFKDQGGH, encoded by the coding sequence GTGGAGTTCGACGTCACGATCGAGATTCCGAAGGGTTCGCGGAACAAGTACGAGGTGGACCACGAGACCGGTCGGATCCGCCTGGACCGTCGACTCTTCACCTCGACCGCCTACCCGACCGACTACGGCTTCGTCGAGAACACTCTCGGCGAGGACGGTGACCCGCTGGACGCGCTCGTCATCCTGGACGAGCCGACGTTCCCGGGCTGCCTCATCAAGTGCCGTGCGATCGGTATGTTCCGGATGACGGACGAGGCCGGCGGCGACGACAAGCTGCTGTGCGTCCCGGCGACGGACCCGCGGGTGGAGCACCTGCGTGACATTCACCACGTGTCGGAGTTCGACCGCCTGGAGATCCAGCACTTCTTCGAGGTCTACAAGGACCTGGAGCCCGGCAAGTCCGTCGAGGGTGCCGACTGGGTGGGCCGTACGGAGGCCGAGGTCGAGATCGAGCGCTCCTACAAGCGGTTCAAGGACCAGGGCGGCCACTGA
- the dacB gene encoding D-alanyl-D-alanine carboxypeptidase/D-alanyl-D-alanine-endopeptidase gives MTRVANAVRPRLTRASDAVRPRIARAADVVRPRLARATTAAKPQVTRFAQAVKPQLDRIPRPKTAKTWHYTAGAATAGLALAASVVTVAGPWDSTGQRTAERDRAAALDHTGGADHDGSSGTADGAPEPAPSAASVLVGLGGAANTVRSAPTGPGLASVLGPLLKDPALGTSRSAVVVDVATGKRLYGEGAERALTPASTTKIATAVAALTALGADHRLTTRADLEADTKELVLVGGGDPTVTAHQDAQGWASLRTLADRTAAALKKRDIRQVTLSYDTTLYPGTELHPIGENENLAPVTALMVDEGRMDDSTSGTADRFEDPATQAARQFAGLLAAHGIKTTAPGPSKATGRAENLATVSSPPLSAVVERMLTNSDNDIAEALARQTAVATGERADFDGAGRAITAQLRKLGLPVKGVAFHDGSGLDRDDRLTAGLLTALLAKAGDPSRPDLRPVLTGLPVAGFTGTLTTRYTDGAAGIVRAKTGTLNGVNTLAGTVVDHNGRLLAFAFLASGTTNKDAAQSALDRTATALAACGCR, from the coding sequence GTGACGCGGGTCGCGAACGCCGTACGACCGCGTCTGACGCGCGCCTCCGACGCCGTACGGCCTCGGATCGCGCGAGCCGCGGACGTCGTACGGCCTCGTCTCGCCCGTGCCACGACGGCCGCGAAACCGCAGGTCACACGGTTTGCGCAGGCGGTGAAGCCGCAACTCGATCGGATTCCGAGGCCGAAGACCGCCAAGACCTGGCACTACACCGCGGGCGCCGCCACCGCCGGTCTGGCGCTGGCCGCCTCCGTGGTGACCGTGGCCGGACCCTGGGACTCCACCGGTCAGCGTACGGCCGAGCGGGACCGGGCGGCTGCCCTGGACCACACGGGTGGCGCAGATCACGACGGTTCGTCCGGTACGGCGGACGGGGCGCCCGAGCCCGCCCCCAGCGCCGCTTCCGTGCTGGTCGGACTGGGCGGCGCGGCGAACACCGTCCGGTCCGCCCCGACCGGCCCCGGCCTCGCTTCCGTCCTGGGACCGCTCCTGAAGGACCCCGCCCTCGGCACCAGCCGCTCGGCCGTCGTCGTGGACGTCGCCACCGGCAAGCGCCTCTACGGCGAGGGCGCCGAGCGGGCCCTGACCCCCGCCTCCACCACGAAGATCGCCACCGCGGTCGCCGCGCTCACCGCCCTGGGCGCCGACCACCGGCTCACCACCCGGGCAGATCTCGAAGCCGACACCAAGGAGCTCGTCCTCGTCGGCGGCGGCGATCCCACCGTCACCGCCCACCAGGACGCCCAGGGCTGGGCCAGCCTGCGCACCCTCGCCGACCGGACGGCCGCCGCCCTGAAGAAACGCGACATCCGCCAGGTGACGCTGTCGTACGACACCACGCTCTACCCCGGTACCGAACTTCACCCCATCGGGGAGAACGAGAACCTCGCGCCCGTGACCGCCCTCATGGTGGACGAGGGCCGCATGGACGACTCGACCAGCGGTACCGCCGACCGCTTCGAGGACCCGGCTACGCAGGCCGCCCGGCAGTTCGCCGGCCTCCTCGCGGCCCACGGCATCAAGACCACCGCCCCCGGCCCCTCCAAGGCGACCGGACGCGCCGAGAACCTCGCCACCGTCTCCTCGCCGCCGCTCTCCGCCGTCGTCGAGCGCATGCTGACCAACAGCGACAACGACATCGCCGAGGCCCTCGCCCGCCAGACCGCCGTCGCCACCGGGGAACGCGCCGACTTCGACGGCGCCGGCCGGGCGATCACCGCCCAGTTGAGGAAGCTCGGACTGCCCGTCAAGGGCGTCGCCTTCCACGACGGCAGCGGCCTCGACCGCGACGACCGCCTCACCGCCGGCCTCCTCACGGCCCTCCTCGCCAAGGCCGGCGACCCCTCCCGCCCCGACCTGCGCCCCGTCCTCACCGGCCTGCCCGTCGCGGGCTTCACCGGCACCCTCACCACCCGCTACACCGACGGCGCGGCCGGTATCGTCCGCGCCAAGACCGGCACCCTGAACGGCGTGAACACCCTCGCGGGCACGGTCGTCGACCACAACGGCCGCCTCCTCGCCTTCGCCTTCCTGGCCTCCGGCACCACGAACAAGGACGCGGCCCAGTCGGCCCTGGACAGAACAGCGACGGCCTTGGCGGCGTGCGGCTGCCGCTAG
- a CDS encoding zinc-dependent metalloprotease, which yields MTSIGGAEMVDWNLAVATATRLVRPGPDVSRDEARAVVAELRRHAKASEEHVRGFTRMGTEGLHDTPILVVDRPGWVRANVAGFREILKPLLDKMQERRGNTPGGAVMSAVGGKVTGVELGMLLSFLASRVLGQYETFAPSTRELPAGENGGGRLLLVAPNIVHVERELDVQPHDFRLWVCLHEETHRTQFTAVPWLRDHLEGEIQSFLGETEVDPMTVLERVREAAQSLAGGRPEGEEDDGGRSLVEIVQTPAQREILGRLTAVMSLLEGHADFVMDGVGPSVVPTVQEIREKFQQRRAKGASRLDLALRKLLGLDAKLRQYRDGEKFVRAVVDQVGMDGFNRVWTSPNTLPTKAEIAKPADWVARVHRKAES from the coding sequence ATGACGAGCATCGGTGGTGCCGAGATGGTCGACTGGAATCTCGCGGTCGCGACCGCGACCCGGCTCGTGCGGCCGGGCCCCGACGTGAGCCGCGACGAGGCCAGGGCCGTCGTCGCGGAACTGCGTCGGCACGCCAAGGCCTCGGAGGAACACGTCCGCGGCTTCACCCGGATGGGCACGGAGGGCCTTCACGACACCCCGATCCTGGTCGTCGACCGCCCCGGCTGGGTCCGGGCGAACGTCGCCGGCTTCCGGGAGATCCTCAAGCCGCTGCTCGACAAGATGCAGGAGCGGCGCGGCAACACCCCCGGCGGCGCGGTCATGAGCGCCGTCGGCGGCAAGGTCACCGGCGTCGAGCTGGGGATGCTGCTGTCCTTCCTCGCCTCCCGGGTCCTCGGCCAGTACGAGACCTTCGCCCCCTCCACCCGCGAACTCCCCGCCGGCGAGAACGGCGGCGGCCGACTGCTCCTGGTCGCCCCGAACATCGTGCACGTGGAGCGCGAACTCGACGTACAGCCCCACGACTTCCGCCTGTGGGTGTGCCTGCACGAGGAGACGCACCGCACCCAGTTCACGGCCGTGCCCTGGCTGCGGGACCACCTGGAGGGCGAGATCCAGTCGTTCCTGGGGGAGACCGAGGTCGATCCCATGACCGTCCTCGAACGCGTTCGCGAGGCCGCCCAGTCGCTGGCCGGCGGACGCCCCGAGGGCGAGGAGGACGACGGCGGCCGCTCCCTCGTGGAGATCGTCCAGACCCCCGCCCAGCGGGAGATCCTCGGCCGTCTCACCGCCGTGATGTCCCTCCTGGAGGGCCATGCCGACTTCGTGATGGACGGCGTGGGCCCCTCGGTCGTCCCGACCGTCCAGGAGATCCGCGAGAAGTTCCAGCAGCGCCGCGCCAAGGGCGCCTCGCGCCTGGACCTCGCCCTGCGCAAACTGCTGGGCCTGGACGCCAAGCTCAGGCAGTACCGCGACGGCGAGAAGTTCGTGCGGGCCGTCGTCGACCAGGTCGGCATGGACGGCTTCAACCGCGTGTGGACGTCCCCGAACACCCTCCCCACCAAGGCGGAGATCGCCAAACCGGCGGACTGGGTCGCGCGGGTGCATCGCAAGGCGGAGTCGTGA
- the tilS gene encoding tRNA lysidine(34) synthetase TilS, whose amino-acid sequence MGPHPAVAAIRLAVRRVLHDILNEAGRTAVYSRTTGAPPASDATPHERPPSPLVLVACSGGADSMALASALAFEAPKLGIRAGGITVDHGLQPGSDLRADEVVLRLRELGLDPVESTAVTVGREGGPEAAARDARYAALDAAAERHDAAAVLLGHTRDDQAETVLLGLARGSGVRSLSGMAAVSGGPGAARRYRRPFLQLDRQTARKACMAQSLPVWDDPHNADPAYTRSRLRHEGLPALEKALGKGVVEALARTAQLSRDDADALDAWAGQAEASVRDAAGLLECAKLYALPPAVRRRILRRAAIEAGAPAGSLFARHIEEVDRLITGWRGQGAINLPGKVVAQRQGGRLVIRQG is encoded by the coding sequence ATGGGTCCCCATCCTGCGGTCGCGGCGATACGCCTGGCGGTCCGCCGCGTCCTCCACGACATCCTCAACGAAGCCGGTCGTACGGCCGTGTACAGCCGTACGACCGGAGCGCCCCCCGCCTCCGACGCCACCCCGCACGAGCGCCCGCCGTCGCCGCTCGTGCTCGTCGCCTGCTCCGGCGGCGCCGACTCCATGGCGCTCGCCTCCGCTCTCGCGTTCGAAGCACCCAAACTCGGCATCCGGGCCGGCGGCATCACCGTCGACCACGGACTCCAGCCCGGCTCCGACCTGCGGGCCGACGAGGTCGTCCTCAGGCTGCGCGAACTCGGCCTCGATCCGGTCGAGTCGACCGCCGTGACCGTCGGCCGCGAGGGCGGTCCCGAAGCGGCCGCCCGTGACGCCCGCTACGCCGCCCTCGACGCCGCCGCCGAACGCCACGACGCCGCCGCCGTCCTGCTCGGCCACACCCGCGACGACCAGGCCGAAACCGTCCTCCTCGGCCTCGCCCGCGGCTCGGGCGTCCGCTCGCTGTCCGGAATGGCGGCCGTGTCCGGCGGCCCGGGGGCCGCCCGCCGTTACCGCCGCCCCTTCCTCCAGCTCGACCGGCAGACCGCCCGCAAGGCCTGCATGGCCCAGTCTCTGCCCGTCTGGGACGACCCGCACAACGCCGACCCCGCCTACACCCGCTCCCGGCTGCGCCACGAAGGCCTGCCCGCCCTGGAGAAGGCGCTCGGCAAGGGCGTCGTGGAGGCGCTCGCCCGCACGGCCCAGCTCTCCCGCGACGACGCCGACGCCCTCGACGCCTGGGCCGGCCAGGCCGAGGCCTCCGTACGCGATGCGGCGGGCCTGCTGGAGTGCGCCAAGCTCTACGCCCTGCCGCCCGCCGTGCGCCGCCGCATCCTGCGCCGCGCCGCCATCGAGGCGGGCGCCCCCGCCGGCTCGTTGTTCGCCCGGCACATCGAGGAAGTCGACCGGCTGATCACCGGCTGGCGCGGCCAGGGCGCCATCAATCTCCCCGGCAAGGTCGTCGCCCAGCGGCAGGGTGGCAGACTGGTGATTCGGCAAGGCTGA
- the hpt gene encoding hypoxanthine phosphoribosyltransferase: MRVDAKDMGTDLKEVLITKEEIDAKLVELAAKIDAEYAGKDLLIVGVLKGAVMVMADLARALSTPVTMDWMAVSSYGAGTQSSGVVRILKDLDTDIKGKHVLIVEDIIDSGLTLSWLLSNLGSREPESLKVCTLLRKPDAAKVAIDVEWVGFDIPNEFVVGYGLDYAEKYRNLPFVGTLAPHVYGG; this comes from the coding sequence ATGCGGGTGGACGCGAAAGACATGGGCACCGACCTCAAAGAGGTGCTCATCACCAAGGAAGAGATCGACGCGAAGCTGGTCGAGCTGGCCGCGAAGATCGACGCGGAGTACGCGGGCAAGGATCTGCTGATCGTCGGCGTCCTCAAGGGCGCGGTGATGGTCATGGCCGACCTCGCCCGGGCGCTGTCCACCCCCGTCACCATGGACTGGATGGCCGTGTCCTCCTACGGCGCGGGCACCCAGTCCTCCGGCGTGGTGCGGATCCTGAAGGACCTCGACACCGACATCAAGGGCAAGCACGTCCTGATCGTCGAGGACATCATCGACTCCGGTCTGACGCTGTCCTGGCTGCTGTCGAACCTCGGTTCGCGCGAGCCGGAGTCGCTGAAGGTGTGCACCCTGCTGCGCAAGCCGGACGCCGCCAAGGTCGCCATCGACGTCGAGTGGGTCGGCTTCGACATTCCCAACGAGTTCGTCGTCGGCTACGGCCTCGACTACGCCGAGAAGTACCGCAACCTCCCGTTCGTCGGTACGCTCGCGCCCCACGTCTACGGTGGCTGA